The nucleotide window ATATGTATTGTAATATAAAAGAAAGTAAAAAAATTGTTAGATTAAAAATCACAGTAGAAATTTCTGATAAAGATACTTTTGAAAAGTTAGAAAACAAACAATTTTTAATGAGAGATGAAATAAATAAAATTATTAGAAACAAAAAAGAGGAAGATCTCCAAGGTAAGGATGGGCAATTGACATTGCAAAGCGAAATAAGGAATAGTTTAATAGAATTATTTGACAATGAAAATATAACAAATATATATTTTAATGATTTAATTATACAGTAGGGAGGTAAGGCAATTGTCTGAAGTATTATCTCAAAATGAAATAGATGCCCTACTTCAAGCATTAAATTCTGGTGAAGTGGATGTACAGGAAATTAAAGAAGAAGAAAGTGCAAAAAAAATTAAGAAGTATGATTTTAGAAATCCACAAAAAGTTGCAAAAGATCAATTGAGAACATTAGAAATAATCCATGAAAACTTTGCAAGGCTTCTTCAGACTTTTTTATCT belongs to Sporanaerobacter acetigenes DSM 13106 and includes:
- the fliL gene encoding flagellar basal body-associated FliL family protein → MDTKKIILIVVLVAVIVFAIFGTILGFIFYKNNDSNKGNTGKNKNSEQYYITLEDMYCNIKESKKIVRLKITVEISDKDTFEKLENKQFLMRDEINKIIRNKKEEDLQGKDGQLTLQSEIRNSLIELFDNENITNIYFNDLIIQ